From Heliomicrobium modesticaldum Ice1, a single genomic window includes:
- the plsY gene encoding glycerol-3-phosphate 1-O-acyltransferase PlsY, whose translation MNTMINPIINASSLGLIVLSFFLGSIPFAYLVGRLRGIDIRQHGSGNVGATNAFRVLGAGFGALTLILDAGKGALAAWLGLANGETMAVIAGLAAILGHTFSPFMRFKGGKGVASAAGVVLLLVPDVTLICLLAFGLAVFLTKYVSVGSLTAAALLPLLMFFLDKPLPYQLFALVTALFVIYRHNSNIRRLLAGTENPITRKQHK comes from the coding sequence ATGAATACAATGATCAACCCGATAATCAACGCGTCATCGCTTGGGCTGATTGTGCTTTCTTTTTTCCTCGGGTCGATCCCCTTCGCTTATCTGGTCGGGAGACTGCGCGGCATCGACATCCGCCAACATGGCAGCGGCAACGTGGGCGCCACCAACGCCTTCCGGGTGCTGGGGGCCGGATTTGGCGCCTTGACGCTCATCCTCGATGCGGGAAAAGGGGCCTTGGCCGCCTGGCTGGGGCTGGCCAATGGCGAAACGATGGCGGTCATCGCCGGGCTGGCCGCCATCCTGGGGCACACCTTTTCTCCCTTCATGAGATTCAAGGGCGGTAAGGGTGTCGCCAGCGCCGCCGGTGTGGTGCTGTTGCTCGTTCCCGATGTTACGCTTATCTGTCTGTTGGCCTTTGGGCTGGCGGTGTTTCTCACAAAATACGTTTCCGTCGGTTCGCTGACGGCGGCGGCGCTGCTGCCGTTGCTGATGTTTTTTCTCGACAAACCGCTCCCTTACCAGCTATTTGCGCTGGTCACAGCCCTTTTTGTCATCTACCGGCACAACTCCAATATCCGCAGGCTGCTGGCGGGAACTGAAAATCCCATCACGCGCAAGCAACATAAATAA
- a CDS encoding NAD(P)H-dependent glycerol-3-phosphate dehydrogenase, with the protein MQSEKVAVLGAGSWGTALGRLLVQQGKQVYLWSRRVDLAKDINSYRENRRYLPGVLLPAKVRAYADVDEVLKDAATVVLAVPSSALRETAALIREKVQGDVLIISTAKGIEPETLKRPSEILREELPKELADRVVVLSGPSHAEEVARDIPTTVVVSAEQRAVAEQAQDLLMRPNFRVYTNPDLLGLELGGSLKNIIALACGVAEGLGFGDNTKAALVTRGLAEIIRLGTAMGARETTFAGLAGLGDLVVTCTSKHSRNMRFGSFLGKGKSVEESLALVGQTVEGVRTTRAAYQMAREKGVEMPITEECYRVLFEGASPADAVGTLMGRLKTHEVEEGVEGWN; encoded by the coding sequence ATGCAATCAGAAAAAGTCGCCGTACTCGGCGCCGGCAGTTGGGGCACTGCGCTGGGACGCCTGTTGGTGCAGCAGGGGAAACAGGTGTACCTCTGGTCACGCCGGGTTGATCTGGCCAAGGATATCAACAGCTACCGCGAAAATCGCCGTTATCTGCCGGGTGTCTTGCTGCCCGCCAAGGTTCGCGCCTACGCGGATGTGGATGAGGTCCTCAAAGATGCCGCCACGGTCGTGCTGGCCGTTCCGTCATCGGCCTTGCGGGAGACGGCGGCGCTGATCCGCGAAAAAGTGCAAGGCGATGTGCTCATCATCAGCACTGCCAAGGGGATCGAGCCGGAGACGCTGAAGCGTCCCTCGGAGATCCTGCGGGAAGAGCTACCTAAGGAATTGGCCGACCGGGTTGTCGTCCTCTCCGGTCCCAGCCACGCCGAAGAGGTGGCCCGAGACATCCCCACGACGGTCGTCGTGTCGGCGGAACAGCGGGCCGTTGCCGAACAGGCCCAGGACCTGCTGATGCGCCCCAATTTTCGCGTCTATACAAACCCCGACCTGCTCGGTCTGGAACTGGGCGGTTCCCTGAAAAACATCATCGCTCTGGCCTGCGGCGTCGCCGAAGGTCTCGGTTTTGGCGACAACACGAAGGCCGCCCTTGTCACCCGCGGTCTGGCCGAGATCATCCGCCTAGGCACGGCCATGGGCGCCCGGGAAACGACCTTCGCCGGCTTGGCCGGTCTTGGCGACCTTGTCGTCACCTGCACGAGCAAGCACTCCCGGAACATGCGCTTCGGCAGTTTCCTGGGCAAGGGCAAGTCGGTGGAAGAGTCGCTGGCCCTGGTCGGTCAGACCGTAGAAGGCGTCCGCACAACCCGCGCCGCCTATCAGATGGCCCGGGAAAAGGGCGTCGAGATGCCGATCACTGAAGAATGCTACCGCGTGCTCTTTGAAGGCGCCTCTCCCGCTGACGCCGTCGGAACCCTGATGGGCCGCCTGAAGACCCATGAGGTGGAAGAAGGCGTCGAGGGCTGGAATTAG
- the aroF gene encoding 3-deoxy-7-phosphoheptulonate synthase — protein sequence MVIVMTPNATQTQIEKVNQILAEYGFAGHMITGVNRIVIGAVGDRQAIASLGLETLAGVEKVVPIRRPYKLVSREAKEENTIVHVKDVAIGGDAVTVIGGPCAIESVEQVMRAAEEVRRCGGKILRGGAFKPRTSPYAFQGLEEDGLKILRIAGRFAGLPTVSEVIDEASLELASQYLDMVQIGARNMQNFRLLQAVGRARIPVILKRGLSATIEEWLMAAEYILSEGNSQVILCERGIRTYETATRNTLDLSAIPLVKELSHLPILVDPSHATGASRLVKSMSKAAVAAGADGLLVEVHPEPCRALCDGPQSLDPEGFEVLMKELAPVARAVNRLM from the coding sequence ATGGTCATCGTCATGACCCCCAACGCCACCCAAACACAAATCGAAAAAGTCAATCAGATCCTCGCTGAGTACGGCTTCGCCGGCCACATGATCACCGGGGTCAACCGCATCGTCATCGGCGCTGTCGGCGACCGCCAGGCCATTGCCTCCTTAGGTTTGGAAACACTGGCAGGCGTAGAAAAAGTAGTGCCCATCCGCCGCCCCTACAAACTGGTCAGCCGGGAGGCGAAGGAAGAGAATACAATCGTTCATGTCAAGGATGTCGCTATCGGCGGCGACGCCGTCACCGTCATCGGTGGTCCCTGCGCCATCGAGAGCGTCGAACAGGTTATGCGGGCCGCCGAAGAGGTTCGCCGCTGCGGCGGCAAGATCCTGCGCGGCGGCGCCTTCAAGCCGCGCACATCGCCCTACGCCTTCCAGGGACTCGAGGAGGATGGGCTGAAGATTTTGCGCATCGCCGGCCGTTTTGCCGGTCTGCCCACGGTCAGCGAGGTCATCGATGAGGCCAGCCTGGAATTGGCCAGCCAGTACCTCGACATGGTCCAGATCGGGGCGCGCAACATGCAGAATTTCCGTCTCCTCCAGGCGGTCGGTCGGGCCCGCATCCCTGTCATCCTCAAGCGGGGTCTATCGGCAACGATCGAAGAGTGGCTCATGGCCGCCGAATACATCCTCTCGGAAGGAAACAGCCAGGTCATCCTCTGTGAGCGGGGGATCCGCACCTATGAAACAGCGACCCGCAACACCCTTGATCTGAGCGCCATCCCCCTGGTGAAAGAGCTTTCTCATCTTCCCATCCTGGTCGATCCCAGTCATGCTACCGGCGCATCGCGTCTGGTCAAGTCCATGTCAAAGGCCGCAGTCGCAGCCGGCGCCGATGGGCTGCTGGTTGAGGTTCATCCCGAGCCTTGCAGGGCGCTCTGTGACGGACCCCAGTCGCTTGATCCCGAGGGATTCGAGGTGTTGATGAAGGAACTGGCTCCCGTCGCCAGGGCGGTAAATCGACTGATGTAA
- the spoIVA gene encoding stage IV sporulation protein A, producing the protein MEKLDIFRDISDRTGGDIYIGVVGPVRTGKSTFIKRFMEHLVLPNIKNIHDKERARDELPQSGAGRTIMTTEPKFIPNEAVEIGVKNGLKMRIRMVDCVGYTVDGALGYEEEEGPRMVMTPWAEAEMPFQDAAEIGTRKVIADHSTIGLVVTTDGSITDLPRESYVEAEERVIEELRELHKPFVVILNSMRPHSRETAELAYTLESQYQVPVLPLNVSELNQDDILKLLEEALFEFPVTEVNVNLPLWIEELDVKHPLRQKFESAVRETISQVKRLRDIDIAVETLGEYDFVEEVFLQQMNLGTGSASIEMTAPDSMFYTVLQEESGFTITGEHDLLRLMKELSKAKREYDKVSTALEDVRQNGYGVVNPSLEEMYLEEPELIKQGNRFGVKLKASAPSLHIIRADITTEITPIIGTEKQCEELVRYILEEFEENPQKIWESNIFGKSLHDLVREGVQNKLQRMPENVQGKLQETLQRIVNEGNGGLICIII; encoded by the coding sequence ATGGAGAAACTGGATATTTTCCGCGATATCAGCGACCGCACCGGAGGCGACATCTATATCGGGGTGGTAGGCCCGGTCCGCACGGGTAAGTCCACCTTTATCAAACGATTTATGGAACATCTCGTGTTGCCCAACATCAAGAACATCCATGACAAGGAGCGGGCTCGCGACGAGCTCCCGCAGTCTGGCGCCGGGCGCACGATTATGACGACGGAGCCGAAGTTCATCCCTAATGAGGCGGTGGAGATCGGCGTCAAAAACGGACTCAAGATGCGGATCCGCATGGTCGACTGTGTCGGCTACACCGTCGACGGCGCCCTTGGTTACGAGGAAGAGGAAGGGCCGCGGATGGTCATGACGCCCTGGGCGGAGGCGGAGATGCCTTTCCAGGACGCCGCCGAGATCGGCACGCGCAAGGTGATCGCCGATCACTCCACCATCGGCCTTGTCGTCACCACCGACGGCTCGATCACCGACCTGCCCCGCGAGTCCTATGTGGAAGCGGAGGAACGGGTGATTGAAGAACTGCGAGAACTGCACAAGCCCTTTGTCGTCATCCTGAACTCCATGCGTCCGCATTCGCGGGAGACGGCGGAGCTGGCCTACACCCTCGAGAGCCAGTACCAGGTGCCCGTTTTGCCGCTAAACGTATCGGAACTGAACCAGGATGACATCCTGAAGCTCCTCGAAGAAGCGCTCTTCGAGTTCCCTGTGACGGAGGTGAATGTCAACCTGCCCCTCTGGATCGAGGAGTTAGATGTCAAACACCCGCTGCGGCAAAAATTCGAAAGCGCTGTTCGGGAGACGATCTCGCAAGTGAAACGGCTTCGCGATATCGACATCGCCGTCGAGACCCTGGGAGAGTACGATTTCGTCGAAGAGGTCTTCCTGCAGCAGATGAACCTGGGGACGGGCTCGGCCTCCATCGAAATGACGGCGCCGGACAGCATGTTCTACACGGTGCTCCAGGAAGAGAGCGGCTTCACCATCACCGGCGAGCATGACCTGCTGCGGCTGATGAAGGAGCTGTCTAAAGCCAAGCGCGAGTATGATAAGGTGTCGACGGCTTTGGAGGATGTGCGCCAGAACGGCTACGGCGTCGTCAACCCGAGCCTCGAAGAGATGTACCTGGAAGAGCCGGAACTGATCAAACAGGGGAACCGCTTTGGGGTCAAATTGAAGGCGAGTGCGCCGTCGTTGCATATCATCCGTGCTGACATCACCACCGAGATCACCCCCATCATCGGAACGGAGAAGCAGTGCGAGGAACTGGTCCGCTACATCCTCGAAGAGTTCGAAGAGAATCCCCAAAAAATCTGGGAGTCCAACATATTCGGAAAATCGCTGCACGATCTGGTCCGGGAGGGCGTCCAGAACAAGCTCCAACGGATGCCGGAAAACGTGCAGGGCAAGTTGCAGGAGACGTTGCAGCGCATCGTCAACGAGGGCAACGGCGGTCTGATCTGCATCATCATCTAA
- a CDS encoding flavodoxin family protein: MKIVLVNGSPNRTGNTATLLDAAAEEITKAGAAVIRIEAAEALADARWPFCTACSTPCRAVCFQGTALEKAYAEITSADGVIIGSPVYFGTVSAQLKAFFDKTRQVRGQKAWIGKPGGAVTCGAARFGGQETTVRAIHDMMLVHGMTLVGDGYLENDCGHFGASAQKPAATDADGLKRAQILGRRVVEAARARSLRNG, translated from the coding sequence ATGAAGATCGTTCTGGTCAACGGAAGCCCTAACCGGACAGGGAATACGGCGACGCTGCTCGACGCCGCCGCGGAGGAGATCACGAAGGCTGGCGCAGCGGTGATCCGGATTGAGGCCGCCGAGGCGCTGGCCGATGCCCGCTGGCCCTTTTGCACCGCCTGTTCGACGCCGTGCAGGGCTGTTTGTTTCCAGGGAACCGCCTTGGAGAAGGCTTATGCCGAGATCACCAGCGCTGATGGCGTGATTATCGGCAGTCCCGTCTATTTCGGAACGGTGAGCGCCCAGTTGAAGGCCTTTTTTGATAAGACCCGCCAGGTCCGTGGGCAGAAGGCCTGGATCGGCAAACCCGGCGGCGCCGTCACCTGCGGCGCGGCGCGCTTCGGCGGTCAGGAGACGACGGTGCGGGCGATCCATGACATGATGCTCGTACATGGTATGACCCTTGTCGGCGACGGTTATCTTGAGAATGACTGCGGCCATTTCGGCGCCTCGGCCCAAAAACCGGCTGCCACCGATGCCGACGGTCTCAAGCGGGCGCAGATCCTTGGTCGCCGGGTTGTTGAGGCAGCTCGCGCCCGTTCTCTCAGGAACGGTTGA
- a CDS encoding deoxyguanosinetriphosphate triphosphohydrolase, whose amino-acid sequence MILREELERREENLLSPYAAKSARSKGRLKPEEECAMRTAFQRDRDRIIHSKSFRRLKHKTQVFISPEGDHFRTRLTHTLEVSQIARTIARSLGLNEDLTEAIALGHDLGHTPFGHAGEDALDKTLKEGFSHARQSLRVVDTLEQGAGLNLTWEVRDGIANHSSSGKPATLEGQIVRWADRFAYINHDIDDAIRGGIISQSDLPADCIHVLGGNHRSRINRMVMDMVQASWNQPEIRLSPEVEEATLKLRRFMFNEVYIGSRAKAEESKAKELIFSLFRYFKYNPRAMPQEYQDMIETQGMERAVADYISGMTDRFAVKVYERLFLPSPWLSRWD is encoded by the coding sequence ATGATTCTTCGAGAAGAACTGGAACGGCGGGAAGAGAACCTTCTATCTCCTTATGCGGCCAAGAGCGCCCGCAGCAAAGGTCGGTTGAAACCAGAAGAGGAATGCGCCATGCGGACCGCCTTCCAACGCGACCGCGACCGGATCATCCACTCAAAGTCCTTCCGGCGCCTGAAGCATAAGACGCAGGTCTTCATCTCGCCGGAAGGGGATCACTTCCGCACCCGTCTTACCCATACCTTGGAGGTGTCCCAGATCGCCCGAACCATCGCCCGGTCGCTGGGGCTCAATGAGGACCTGACAGAGGCGATCGCCCTCGGTCATGACCTGGGCCACACCCCCTTTGGTCATGCCGGTGAAGACGCCCTCGACAAGACGCTGAAAGAGGGGTTCTCCCACGCCCGGCAGAGCCTGCGCGTCGTCGACACGTTGGAACAAGGGGCAGGATTGAATCTGACCTGGGAGGTCCGCGATGGCATCGCTAACCATTCCAGCAGCGGCAAACCGGCCACCCTCGAAGGACAGATCGTCCGCTGGGCCGACCGCTTCGCCTACATCAATCATGACATCGACGACGCCATTCGGGGCGGTATCATCAGTCAAAGTGACCTGCCGGCAGACTGCATCCATGTCCTCGGGGGAAATCACCGCTCCCGGATCAACCGAATGGTCATGGACATGGTGCAGGCCTCCTGGAACCAGCCGGAGATCCGGCTCAGCCCGGAGGTGGAAGAGGCGACGCTCAAGTTGCGGCGCTTCATGTTCAACGAGGTCTATATCGGTTCGCGGGCCAAGGCGGAAGAGAGCAAAGCGAAAGAACTGATCTTTTCCTTGTTCCGCTACTTCAAGTACAACCCGCGCGCCATGCCTCAGGAGTACCAGGACATGATTGAAACGCAGGGGATGGAGCGGGCTGTCGCCGATTATATCTCGGGGATGACCGATCGCTTTGCTGTCAAGGTTTATGAACGACTATTCCTGCCTTCCCCTTGGCTCAGCCGCTGGGATTAG
- the dnaG gene encoding DNA primase — protein sequence MRDPQIVDEIRHRLDIVEIVADYVALKRQGGRYVGLCPFHSEKTPSFTVSRDKQYFHCFGCGTGGDVFTFVMLRENLTFPEALKKLAERAGVTLPERKLTPTQQAQRTAVERGRALHKRAAELYFRCLREDARARPGREYLSRRGVSDSVAVDFGLGFAPPGWEFLATRLQQEGYLPEELERFGLIVPRQGGEGYYDRFRNRIIFPIFDAQGRPVAFGGRVLDDAVPKYLNSPETPLYKKGQHLYGLNKAGSAIREKGVAVLVEGYMDVIACHQHGIRQAVASLGTAMTPEQGRLLLRYGPRVLICYDSDRAGVEAAVKAGGILTALGAQIQVLTLPEGKDPDEYLQRHGADSFWLAAEQAPSFFTFCYSRAAAAQDLSSAVGKASVVRELASLLLTMPSAVEQEANIQWLARELRLSEAAVMEEIRGYARNARAPGMRKENIRHTISASAPAWGDGDAGTQAAPGDAGAADGLTARSAGGGEQRQHSANRKEQAWRYLLYWMIEDPDRVRWVFERLGEEIPRADEPLGEILAALTAVCDEGGRGSLAGRVAERLSTDKAKGYLSALLVEDILCREPVIEDCINTLRYGWLTEEIASLESQVDAFSRSGDMEAMQRLLPRLAKLQQARNRAARRQGAMPFGGRLDQRPWYKGGNHG from the coding sequence TTGCGAGATCCCCAGATCGTCGATGAGATTCGCCATCGTTTGGATATTGTCGAAATTGTGGCGGATTATGTGGCGCTGAAACGGCAGGGCGGACGGTATGTCGGGCTCTGCCCCTTTCACTCCGAAAAGACACCGTCTTTTACCGTATCGCGGGATAAGCAATACTTTCATTGCTTCGGTTGCGGCACGGGTGGCGATGTCTTTACCTTTGTCATGCTCCGAGAGAACCTGACCTTTCCCGAAGCCCTCAAAAAATTGGCGGAACGCGCCGGCGTCACCCTTCCGGAACGAAAACTGACGCCCACCCAGCAGGCCCAGCGCACCGCCGTCGAGCGGGGCCGGGCGTTGCACAAACGGGCGGCTGAATTGTACTTCCGATGCCTCCGAGAGGACGCCCGGGCTCGTCCGGGCCGAGAGTACCTGAGCCGCCGGGGTGTGAGCGACAGCGTGGCTGTCGATTTCGGACTCGGCTTCGCGCCGCCCGGCTGGGAGTTTCTCGCCACCCGATTGCAGCAAGAAGGATACCTTCCGGAAGAATTGGAGCGGTTCGGCCTGATCGTGCCCCGCCAGGGAGGAGAGGGTTATTACGATCGCTTCCGCAACCGGATCATCTTTCCCATATTTGACGCCCAAGGGCGTCCCGTCGCTTTCGGCGGTCGCGTCTTAGACGATGCGGTTCCCAAGTACCTCAATTCGCCGGAAACGCCTCTGTACAAAAAGGGACAGCACCTCTATGGCCTGAACAAGGCCGGATCCGCCATCCGGGAAAAAGGGGTGGCTGTGCTGGTCGAGGGATATATGGATGTCATCGCCTGTCACCAGCATGGCATCCGCCAGGCTGTGGCCAGCCTCGGCACAGCCATGACGCCGGAGCAGGGCCGCCTGCTCCTCCGCTACGGTCCGCGGGTGCTGATCTGCTATGACAGCGACCGGGCCGGCGTGGAAGCGGCGGTGAAGGCTGGCGGGATCCTGACCGCTCTGGGGGCGCAGATCCAAGTGCTGACCCTGCCAGAAGGCAAGGATCCTGACGAGTACCTGCAGCGCCACGGCGCCGACAGCTTTTGGCTGGCGGCGGAACAGGCGCCATCCTTTTTCACCTTTTGCTATTCCCGCGCCGCCGCCGCGCAGGACCTGTCGTCCGCCGTCGGCAAGGCGTCCGTCGTCCGCGAATTGGCATCCCTCTTGCTGACGATGCCCAGCGCCGTCGAACAGGAGGCCAACATCCAGTGGCTGGCCCGGGAGTTGCGGCTCTCCGAGGCGGCGGTGATGGAGGAGATCCGGGGATATGCCCGGAATGCCAGGGCGCCGGGGATGAGAAAGGAAAATATTAGACATACTATTTCTGCCTCTGCCCCTGCCTGGGGTGACGGCGATGCAGGGACGCAGGCAGCGCCCGGCGATGCCGGGGCGGCTGACGGTTTGACCGCCAGGTCGGCGGGCGGGGGGGAGCAGCGACAACATAGTGCAAACCGAAAAGAACAGGCCTGGCGCTATCTCCTTTACTGGATGATCGAGGATCCGGATCGGGTCCGCTGGGTCTTTGAACGGTTGGGCGAGGAAATCCCCCGCGCCGACGAACCGCTGGGTGAAATCCTTGCCGCCTTGACGGCTGTATGTGATGAAGGCGGCCGAGGTTCTTTGGCCGGACGGGTGGCTGAACGTCTCTCTACGGACAAGGCGAAGGGATACCTGAGCGCGTTGTTGGTGGAAGACATCCTCTGCCGGGAACCGGTGATAGAGGATTGCATCAACACACTGCGTTATGGATGGTTGACAGAAGAAATCGCCAGCCTGGAGAGCCAGGTGGACGCCTTTTCCCGGAGCGGTGACATGGAGGCGATGCAGCGGCTGCTGCCACGCCTCGCGAAGTTACAGCAAGCCCGCAACCGGGCGGCGCGCAGACAGGGCGCCATGCCTTTTGGCGGTCGGTTGGATCAACGGCCCTGGTACAAGGGGGGGAACCACGGATGA
- the rpoD gene encoding RNA polymerase sigma factor RpoD, producing MKEEQKEEQVEQVQKVKDLIAKGKKKGVLTYQEIMDALQGVEMTADQVDDIYEQLGNMGIDVVPENTESESLDKAEEPIIREEEEIEVDLSVPEGVGIDDPVRMYLKEIGRVPLLSAEEEIELAKRMEEGDEAAKRRLAEANLRLVVSIAKRYVGRGMLFLDLIQEGNLGLIKAVEKFDYRKGYKFSTYATWWIRQAITRAIADQARTIRIPVHMVETINKLIRVSRQLLQEYGREPMPEEIAKEMDIPVERVREIMKIAQEPVSLETPIGEEEDSHLGDFIEDQDAPAPAEAASFILLKEQLEEVLETLTAREMKVLRLRFGLDDGRSRTLEEVGQEFGVTRERIRQIEAKALRKLRHPSRSKKLKDYLD from the coding sequence ATGAAGGAAGAGCAGAAAGAAGAACAGGTAGAACAAGTACAAAAAGTAAAAGACCTGATTGCCAAAGGGAAGAAAAAAGGGGTCCTCACCTACCAGGAGATCATGGACGCGCTGCAAGGTGTCGAGATGACGGCAGACCAAGTCGATGATATCTACGAGCAATTGGGCAACATGGGAATCGATGTGGTGCCGGAGAACACCGAGTCGGAATCCTTGGATAAGGCCGAAGAACCAATCATCCGGGAAGAGGAAGAGATTGAAGTCGACTTGTCCGTGCCCGAAGGTGTGGGCATCGACGACCCTGTTCGGATGTACCTCAAAGAGATCGGTCGGGTGCCCCTGCTATCGGCGGAAGAAGAGATCGAGCTGGCCAAGCGGATGGAGGAGGGCGATGAGGCGGCCAAGCGCCGTCTCGCCGAAGCCAACCTGCGGCTCGTCGTCTCTATCGCCAAGCGCTACGTAGGCCGCGGCATGCTCTTTCTCGACCTGATCCAGGAAGGCAACCTGGGCTTGATCAAGGCGGTCGAGAAGTTTGATTACCGCAAAGGGTACAAGTTCTCCACCTATGCCACATGGTGGATCCGGCAGGCCATCACGCGGGCCATCGCCGACCAGGCGCGGACGATCCGCATTCCCGTCCACATGGTGGAGACGATCAACAAGTTGATCCGCGTTTCTCGCCAACTCCTTCAGGAGTACGGCCGGGAGCCGATGCCCGAGGAGATCGCCAAGGAGATGGACATTCCTGTCGAACGGGTGCGGGAGATCATGAAGATCGCCCAAGAACCCGTTTCCTTGGAAACGCCCATCGGCGAGGAAGAGGATTCCCATCTGGGCGACTTCATCGAAGACCAGGATGCCCCGGCCCCGGCGGAGGCCGCCTCCTTCATCCTGCTCAAGGAGCAGCTGGAGGAGGTGCTGGAGACGCTGACGGCGCGGGAGATGAAGGTGCTTCGTCTGCGCTTTGGACTCGATGACGGACGCTCCCGCACCCTCGAAGAGGTGGGCCAGGAGTTCGGCGTCACCCGCGAACGGATCCGTCAGATCGAGGCGAAGGCGTTGCGCAAGCTCCGCCACCCCAGCCGGAGCAAGAAGTTGAAGGACTATCTGGACTGA
- a CDS encoding tRNA (adenine(22)-N(1))-methyltransferase, whose translation MELSPRLQRLAAAAPPGLPIADIGTDHAYIPVYLVKSGIVPYAIGVDVHPGPLEAARLHVAAYGVKDKVEIREGDGLAPLQPREVGAIVIAGMGGGTMQAILTEGDAAGKLAGVSRLILQPLEGAGGLRRWLHHRGWRIVDEDLVAEGPRIYEMIVLEPAEANKDTRKAIFGSAENAAAEELYWDLGPLLLARKHPLLLPVVEKRLERERRALAGIAQARQPDEQKLERMKSRIKALERVRTWLSPARG comes from the coding sequence TTGGAACTGAGCCCTCGTTTGCAGCGGTTGGCAGCGGCGGCGCCGCCCGGTCTGCCCATCGCTGACATCGGCACCGATCACGCCTATATCCCCGTCTACCTGGTCAAAAGTGGCATCGTCCCTTATGCGATAGGCGTCGATGTCCATCCCGGTCCGCTGGAAGCGGCACGTCTGCATGTGGCCGCCTACGGCGTCAAAGACAAGGTCGAGATACGGGAGGGCGATGGGCTTGCGCCGTTGCAACCTCGCGAGGTCGGCGCCATCGTCATCGCCGGCATGGGCGGCGGAACGATGCAGGCCATCTTAACGGAGGGCGACGCCGCCGGCAAGTTGGCCGGTGTGAGCCGTCTCATCCTGCAGCCGCTGGAAGGTGCCGGTGGACTGCGTCGCTGGCTCCATCACCGGGGATGGCGGATCGTCGATGAGGATCTGGTGGCCGAAGGGCCGCGCATTTATGAGATGATCGTGCTGGAGCCGGCGGAAGCAAATAAGGATACCCGAAAAGCCATCTTCGGTTCTGCAGAGAACGCAGCAGCCGAGGAGCTCTACTGGGATCTCGGTCCACTGCTCCTGGCGCGAAAACACCCGTTGCTGCTCCCGGTCGTAGAAAAGCGGCTCGAGCGGGAAAGACGGGCGCTGGCGGGCATCGCTCAGGCGCGACAGCCAGACGAGCAAAAATTGGAGCGGATGAAATCACGCATCAAGGCCTTGGAAAGGGTGAGGACATGGCTATCGCCTGCGCGCGGATAA